Proteins co-encoded in one Hymenobacter swuensis DY53 genomic window:
- the bioD gene encoding dethiobiotin synthase yields the protein MERLFITGIGTDVGKTFVSAILTEALQADYWKPVQAGLTPTTDAATVRGLVQNPISHFWPERYRLQLPASPHAAAAAEGLTLRPEDFQLPQTDNHLLVEGAGGLLVPLAPGFLLADLARQFDLDVVVVSRNYLGSINHTLLTLEALQARGLRVRGLVFNGEPTPATETFIAEYTGVPLMPRILPEPEVAPAVVSRYAAEFRAWFGL from the coding sequence TTGGAACGACTCTTCATCACCGGCATCGGCACCGACGTAGGCAAAACCTTCGTCTCGGCCATTCTCACCGAAGCCCTGCAGGCCGACTACTGGAAACCCGTGCAGGCCGGCCTCACCCCCACCACCGACGCGGCCACCGTGCGCGGCCTCGTGCAGAACCCCATCAGCCACTTCTGGCCAGAGCGGTACCGGCTGCAACTGCCGGCCTCACCCCACGCTGCTGCCGCAGCCGAGGGGCTCACGCTGCGCCCCGAGGACTTTCAGCTGCCCCAAACCGACAACCACCTGCTGGTAGAAGGCGCGGGCGGCCTGCTGGTGCCTTTGGCCCCCGGTTTCCTGCTGGCCGATCTGGCCCGGCAATTTGACCTCGATGTGGTGGTGGTATCGCGCAACTACCTAGGCAGCATCAATCACACGCTGCTCACGCTGGAAGCCCTTCAGGCCCGCGGCCTGCGCGTGCGCGGCCTCGTGTTCAACGGCGAGCCAACGCCCGCTACCGAAACCTTCATTGCCGAGTACACGGGTGTCCCCCTCATGCCCCGCATCCTCCCCGAGCCTGAGGTAGCACCTGCCGTAGTCAGCCGCTACGCCGCCGAGTTCCGGGCATGGTTTGGGCTGTAA
- a CDS encoding class I SAM-dependent methyltransferase — protein sequence MNDQEVGEYWNRNAPAWTTLARAGYDVYRNHLNTPAFFELLPPVAGLVGLDIGCGEGYNTRLLAQQGAHVKALDIAPAFVEAAQQAEAAEPLGIQYQMGSAAALPFEAAAFDFATSFMCLMDVPNPPLALQEAFRVLRPGGFLQFSISHPCFTTPHRRNLRDAQGQPYAVEVGGYFEYQHGQPEEWMFHAAPAQEQARHAPFQVPVFNLTMSQWVNAIVAAGFTLEALQEPCPTEEQMARHPFLRKARVVPYFLHFRCRKPL from the coding sequence ATGAACGACCAGGAAGTAGGCGAATACTGGAACCGTAACGCCCCAGCCTGGACCACCCTGGCCCGCGCCGGCTACGACGTGTACCGCAACCACCTGAACACGCCCGCCTTCTTTGAGTTGCTGCCCCCCGTGGCCGGCCTCGTGGGCCTCGACATCGGCTGCGGCGAAGGCTACAACACGCGCCTGCTGGCCCAGCAGGGTGCCCACGTCAAGGCCCTCGACATTGCCCCGGCGTTTGTGGAAGCGGCCCAGCAGGCTGAGGCCGCCGAGCCGCTGGGCATCCAGTACCAAATGGGCAGCGCCGCCGCCTTGCCGTTCGAGGCGGCAGCGTTTGACTTCGCCACTTCGTTTATGTGCCTGATGGACGTGCCCAACCCGCCGCTGGCGTTGCAGGAGGCATTTCGGGTACTGCGGCCGGGCGGGTTTCTGCAATTTTCCATCAGCCACCCATGCTTCACCACGCCCCACCGCCGCAACCTGCGCGACGCCCAGGGCCAGCCCTACGCCGTGGAGGTGGGCGGCTACTTCGAGTACCAGCACGGCCAGCCCGAGGAGTGGATGTTTCACGCCGCCCCGGCCCAGGAGCAGGCCCGCCACGCGCCCTTCCAGGTGCCGGTGTTCAACCTAACAATGAGCCAGTGGGTGAATGCCATTGTAGCGGCCGGCTTCACGCTGGAAGCCCTACAGGAACCCTGCCCCACCGAGGAGCAAATGGCCCGGCACCCGTTTCTGCGCAAAGCCCGGGTGGTGCCCTACTTCCTGCATTTCCGCTGCCGCAAGCCGCTGTAG
- a CDS encoding aminotransferase class I/II-fold pyridoxal phosphate-dependent enzyme — protein MSSSLHERLAAELAKREAAGTRRRLPALPAPGLVDFSSNDYLGLSRHPQVRAAVQAAAQLPAGSTGSRLLTGNSAAAEALETHLASFHHAEAALLFNSGYAANLGFFAAVPKRGDTILYDEASHASVKDGIRGSFATAWSFRHNDVADLRRKLARATGSVFVAVEALYSMDGDVAPLLELAAVCQAEGLYLVVDEAHANGLYGPQGEGLVVEMGLEDAVFARILTFGKALGSQGAAVAGSAVLRDYLLSFSRPFIYTTALSPLTVAALTAAYAVLPYLNPKRARLFALSDYLKARLNAVPGLHVPAESHVIHPVFFTTSPGPAHVRAVATAAQAAGFDVRAIVSPTVPLGTERLRLIIHSYNTEAEIDELARVLTAETV, from the coding sequence ATGTCCTCCTCCCTTCACGAACGACTTGCCGCAGAACTGGCCAAACGCGAGGCCGCAGGCACGCGCCGCCGCCTGCCTGCCCTGCCCGCCCCTGGCCTCGTCGACTTCAGTTCCAATGACTATCTGGGGCTGAGCCGACACCCGCAGGTGCGGGCGGCCGTGCAGGCCGCCGCACAACTGCCTGCTGGTAGCACCGGCTCGCGTCTGCTCACGGGCAACTCCGCCGCCGCCGAAGCCCTGGAAACCCACTTGGCTAGTTTTCACCACGCCGAGGCGGCGCTGCTGTTCAACTCGGGCTACGCGGCCAACCTGGGTTTCTTCGCGGCTGTGCCCAAGCGCGGTGACACGATTCTCTACGACGAGGCCTCCCACGCCTCCGTGAAGGACGGCATCCGCGGCTCCTTCGCCACCGCTTGGAGCTTCCGTCATAACGACGTGGCCGACCTGCGCCGCAAACTAGCCCGCGCCACCGGCAGCGTATTCGTGGCCGTAGAGGCGTTGTATTCAATGGATGGCGACGTGGCCCCGCTTCTAGAACTGGCAGCAGTATGTCAGGCCGAAGGGCTGTATCTGGTAGTGGATGAGGCCCACGCGAACGGCCTCTATGGCCCCCAGGGCGAAGGTTTAGTCGTGGAGATGGGCCTGGAAGATGCCGTATTCGCTCGCATCCTCACCTTCGGCAAGGCCCTGGGCAGCCAGGGTGCCGCCGTGGCCGGTTCGGCCGTGCTGCGCGACTACCTGCTGAGCTTCAGCCGGCCCTTTATCTACACCACCGCTTTGTCCCCGCTCACGGTGGCCGCCCTCACGGCCGCCTACGCGGTGCTGCCCTACCTCAACCCGAAGCGCGCCCGGCTGTTTGCGCTGTCTGACTACCTGAAAGCCCGGCTGAACGCGGTGCCGGGCCTGCACGTCCCGGCCGAAAGCCACGTTATCCACCCGGTGTTCTTCACCACCAGCCCAGGCCCGGCACACGTCCGCGCCGTAGCCACCGCCGCCCAAGCCGCCGGCTTCGACGTGCGCGCCATCGTCTCGCCCACCGTGCCACTGGGCACCGAGCGCCTCCGCCTCATCATTCATTCGTATAATACAGAGGCCGAAATTGACGAATTAGCGCGGGTGCTGACCGCCGAAACGGTGTAA
- the bioB gene encoding biotin synthase BioB, with protein MTLRTDWTLDEVHAIYNQPVLELVTQAAAIHAQTQATGEVQVCTLLSVKTGGCPEDCAYCPQAARYHTGVQAHKLLPDAEVLASAQRAKDSGSTRFCMGAAWREIRDNRDFDRVLGMVEQVNGLGLEVCCTLGMLNEYQAERLKQAGLYAYNHNLDTSREKYDDIITTRTYDDRLNTLEHVRKAGISVCSGGIIGLGETDEDRIAMLHTLATLPAHPESVPVNALVPVAGTPLADQPRVSVWEMLRMIATARILMPHTMVRLSAGRQEMPVTEQALCFLAGANSIFSGEKLLTTPNPDFDADKQMFALLGLKPRKSFKDVPEGATVLGRTATVEA; from the coding sequence ATGACGCTCCGTACCGACTGGACCCTCGACGAAGTACACGCTATTTACAACCAGCCCGTGCTGGAACTGGTCACCCAGGCCGCCGCCATCCACGCCCAGACGCAGGCCACCGGCGAAGTGCAGGTGTGCACCCTGCTGAGCGTGAAAACCGGCGGCTGCCCCGAAGACTGCGCTTACTGCCCCCAGGCGGCCCGCTACCACACCGGCGTGCAGGCCCACAAGCTGCTGCCCGACGCCGAAGTGCTGGCCTCGGCCCAGCGCGCCAAAGACTCGGGCTCCACCCGCTTCTGCATGGGCGCCGCTTGGCGCGAAATTCGCGACAACCGCGACTTTGACCGGGTGCTGGGCATGGTGGAGCAGGTGAACGGCCTGGGCCTAGAAGTGTGCTGCACCCTGGGTATGCTGAACGAGTATCAGGCCGAGCGCCTTAAGCAGGCCGGCCTCTACGCCTACAACCATAACCTCGACACCAGCCGCGAGAAGTACGATGATATCATCACGACCCGTACCTACGACGACCGGCTGAATACGCTGGAGCACGTGCGCAAAGCCGGTATTTCGGTGTGCTCGGGCGGTATCATCGGCCTCGGCGAAACCGACGAGGACCGCATTGCCATGCTGCATACGCTGGCCACCCTGCCCGCTCACCCCGAGTCGGTGCCGGTAAACGCACTGGTGCCCGTAGCCGGCACGCCTCTGGCCGACCAGCCGCGCGTGAGCGTGTGGGAAATGCTGCGCATGATTGCCACGGCCCGCATCCTGATGCCTCACACCATGGTGCGCCTCTCGGCCGGCCGCCAGGAAATGCCCGTAACGGAGCAGGCCCTGTGCTTCCTGGCAGGGGCCAACTCCATCTTCTCGGGTGAGAAGCTGCTGACCACGCCTAACCCCGATTTCGACGCCGACAAGCAGATGTTCGCCCTGCTCGGCCTCAAGCCCCGCAAATCGTTCAAGGACGTGCCCGAGGGTGCCACGGTGCTGGGCCGCACGGCGACGGTGGAGGCGTAA
- a CDS encoding sugar O-acetyltransferase gives MNLTPKQQMLAGEPYFANDPELVAERLHAKKLCHRYNQEPVHLNRQVLNDLLGRETDAHIEAPFRCDYGYNIQLGRNFYANYNFTVLDCAPVVIGDNVFVAPNVVLSTAGHPVEVESRIAGWEFARPITIGDNVWLGAGVLVLPGVTIGAGTTIGAGSVVTRDIPAGVVAVGNPCRVVRTL, from the coding sequence ATGAACCTGACCCCGAAACAACAGATGCTGGCCGGCGAGCCGTACTTCGCTAACGACCCAGAACTGGTAGCCGAACGCCTGCACGCTAAGAAGCTCTGCCACCGTTACAACCAGGAGCCCGTGCACCTCAACCGGCAGGTGTTGAACGATTTGCTGGGCCGGGAAACCGACGCCCACATCGAAGCACCCTTTCGCTGCGACTACGGCTACAACATTCAGCTGGGCCGGAATTTCTACGCCAATTACAACTTCACGGTACTCGACTGCGCCCCGGTCGTCATCGGCGACAACGTGTTTGTGGCGCCCAATGTGGTGCTGAGTACGGCTGGCCACCCGGTGGAGGTGGAGTCGCGCATTGCCGGCTGGGAGTTTGCCCGGCCCATTACCATTGGTGATAATGTGTGGCTGGGCGCGGGCGTGCTGGTGCTACCGGGCGTGACCATAGGGGCGGGCACTACCATCGGGGCCGGTAGCGTGGTTACGCGCGATATTCCGGCCGGCGTGGTGGCAGTGGGCAACCCCTGCCGGGTAGTTCGGACGCTGTGA
- the yiaA gene encoding inner membrane protein YiaA: MNTAKPSNAFIAASWFALLAGMAAFIIGLWNAQMALNEKGYYFTVLMYGLFSGISLQKSVRDQLEGIPVTGIYYGLSWFSTILAIALLTVGLWNATLLLSEKGFYAMAFLLSLFGAIAVQKNTRDAKTTAAPEAESTFHN; the protein is encoded by the coding sequence ATGAACACCGCCAAACCCTCCAACGCCTTTATTGCTGCTTCTTGGTTTGCCCTGCTGGCCGGGATGGCCGCCTTCATCATCGGCCTCTGGAACGCCCAGATGGCCCTCAACGAGAAAGGCTACTACTTCACGGTGCTCATGTACGGGCTGTTTTCGGGGATTTCACTGCAGAAATCGGTGCGCGACCAGCTGGAGGGCATTCCTGTCACGGGCATTTATTACGGGCTGAGCTGGTTTTCCACCATTCTGGCCATTGCGCTGCTCACGGTGGGCTTGTGGAACGCCACGCTGCTGCTGAGTGAGAAAGGCTTCTATGCCATGGCCTTTCTGCTGAGTTTGTTCGGGGCCATTGCCGTGCAGAAAAACACCCGTGACGCCAAAACTACCGCCGCTCCGGAGGCGGAATCGACGTTCCATAACTAG
- the rluF gene encoding 23S rRNA pseudouridine(2604) synthase RluF, giving the protein MATRLNKYISESGICSRREADRHIEQGNVFVNGKRGNIGDQVTRKDRVVVNGNLIEPRAEEDAVYIAYNKPPGIIATTDTGIKDNIVRAIKHSVRIFPIGRLDKESQGLILLTSNGDIVNKILRAGNQHEKEYIVMLDKPINEQFIESMANGVPLGGVMTKPCKVSKETPYIFRITLVQGLNRQIRRMCEYFGYEVVQLERIRVMNINVKGLGVGEWRELREKELKVLFEMIKDSSGTDDGSGSRRRKRPSTAAFWTDRPARQGTSKAPEASPDQSRPAGAWVEKPTRKKVAAARAAKPATKTAPSPTEPPQWPTGPGRAAGGMIRPDGPGFGKASRPAGPRSRSTGPAKTPAAPPKGKPSTRGSRGASRPGKR; this is encoded by the coding sequence ATGGCAACCCGACTCAATAAATACATCAGCGAAAGTGGCATCTGCTCCCGCCGGGAAGCCGACCGCCACATCGAGCAGGGCAACGTGTTCGTGAACGGCAAGCGGGGCAACATCGGCGACCAGGTGACGCGCAAGGACCGCGTGGTGGTGAACGGCAACCTCATCGAGCCCCGGGCCGAGGAAGATGCTGTGTACATTGCCTACAACAAGCCTCCTGGAATCATTGCTACCACCGATACCGGCATCAAGGACAACATTGTGCGGGCCATCAAGCACTCGGTGCGCATCTTCCCTATCGGCCGCTTGGATAAGGAGTCGCAGGGCCTGATCCTGCTGACCAGCAACGGTGACATCGTCAACAAAATCCTGCGCGCTGGCAACCAGCACGAGAAAGAGTACATCGTGATGCTCGACAAGCCCATCAACGAGCAGTTCATTGAGTCGATGGCCAACGGCGTACCGCTGGGCGGCGTGATGACCAAGCCCTGTAAGGTGTCGAAGGAAACGCCCTACATCTTCCGCATCACGCTGGTGCAGGGCCTCAACCGCCAGATCCGCCGCATGTGTGAGTATTTCGGCTACGAGGTAGTGCAGTTGGAGCGCATCCGGGTGATGAACATCAACGTGAAGGGCTTGGGCGTGGGCGAGTGGCGCGAACTGCGCGAAAAAGAGCTGAAGGTGCTGTTTGAGATGATCAAAGACTCCAGCGGCACCGACGACGGCTCCGGTTCGCGCCGCCGTAAGCGCCCTTCCACCGCCGCCTTCTGGACCGACCGCCCCGCCCGCCAGGGCACTTCCAAAGCCCCCGAGGCCAGCCCCGACCAGAGCCGCCCCGCTGGGGCCTGGGTAGAAAAGCCCACTCGCAAGAAAGTGGCCGCCGCGCGCGCCGCCAAGCCCGCCACCAAAACCGCACCCAGCCCCACCGAGCCGCCGCAGTGGCCCACCGGTCCCGGCCGGGCGGCCGGCGGCATGATCCGCCCCGACGGCCCCGGCTTCGGAAAAGCTAGCCGGCCGGCTGGCCCTCGTTCGCGCAGCACCGGCCCCGCCAAAACTCCGGCCGCGCCACCCAAGGGCAAACCCAGCACCCGCGGCTCGCGCGGAGCCAGCCGCCCCGGCAAGCGCTAG
- a CDS encoding proline iminopeptidase-family hydrolase, which produces MSHKLLAAALLLISLLAAACSQPTPPATTEAPDLTSYFPAPDTTQLQTGGVQMVPINTPKGRLNVWTKRIGHNPRLKLLLLNGGPGATHEYFECMESFLPREGVEIIYYDQLGCGNSDNPKDTSMWSLPRYVEEVEQVRQALRLDSSNFVLLGHSWGGILAAEYALKYQQHLKGLIISNMMMSIPDYGKYAEEVLAPQFKPEVLKEIRAIEARKDFQNPRYMELLLPNFYAEHILRRPPAEWPEPVNRSFAKMNQSLYVTMQGPSEFGVSGKLLNWNRVPDLPKLRVPVLSIGGKYDTMDPEHMRMVARKVQHGTALICPNGSHMSFYDDQPTYMRGLTKWLHAVDRGEKTVEL; this is translated from the coding sequence ATGTCACACAAGCTCCTCGCCGCTGCCTTACTGCTTATCAGCCTCCTCGCCGCCGCCTGCTCCCAACCCACACCACCCGCAACAACCGAAGCGCCGGACCTCACCAGTTACTTCCCCGCCCCCGATACCACGCAGCTGCAGACCGGCGGCGTGCAAATGGTGCCCATCAACACACCCAAGGGAAGGTTAAATGTCTGGACCAAGCGCATCGGCCATAACCCGCGCCTGAAGCTGCTGCTGCTCAACGGCGGACCGGGCGCCACGCACGAGTACTTCGAGTGCATGGAAAGCTTCCTGCCCCGCGAAGGCGTGGAAATTATCTACTACGACCAGCTCGGCTGCGGCAACTCCGACAACCCCAAAGACACCAGCATGTGGAGCCTGCCGCGCTATGTGGAGGAAGTAGAGCAAGTGCGCCAGGCTCTGCGCCTTGACAGCAGCAACTTCGTGCTGCTGGGCCACAGCTGGGGCGGCATTTTGGCCGCCGAGTACGCCCTCAAGTACCAGCAGCACCTCAAGGGCCTTATCATCAGCAACATGATGATGAGCATCCCCGACTACGGCAAGTACGCCGAGGAAGTATTGGCCCCACAGTTCAAGCCCGAAGTGCTGAAGGAAATCCGGGCTATTGAGGCGCGTAAGGACTTCCAGAACCCGCGCTACATGGAGCTGCTGCTGCCCAACTTCTACGCCGAGCACATCCTGCGCCGCCCGCCCGCCGAGTGGCCCGAGCCGGTGAACCGCTCCTTCGCCAAGATGAACCAGTCGCTGTATGTCACCATGCAGGGGCCCAGCGAGTTTGGCGTGTCGGGCAAGCTATTGAACTGGAACCGTGTGCCCGACCTACCGAAGCTCCGCGTGCCGGTACTCAGCATCGGCGGCAAGTATGATACCATGGACCCCGAGCACATGCGCATGGTAGCCCGCAAGGTGCAGCACGGCACGGCCCTGATCTGCCCCAATGGCTCGCACATGAGCTTCTACGACGACCAGCCCACCTACATGCGCGGCCTCACCAAGTGGCTGCACGCCGTGGACCGAGGCGAGAAAACGGTGGAATTGTAA
- a CDS encoding DinB family protein, whose protein sequence is MTIAAVITDVSNTLIDTFSTIDTWFEKDGNLRAYRPVHNGWTIDEILEHIGLTNHYLLILIEKAATKAVANIQQADLANELANHTFQHEKLATIGQHQSFTWIRPEHMEPKGINASTEVRQQLKTQVQQCLHTLHRLSGGEGVLYKTTMSVNGLGKLNVYEYIYFLAQHGRRHITQMEKNEMAFHSVIK, encoded by the coding sequence ATGACTATAGCGGCTGTTATTACCGATGTCAGTAATACGCTTATTGACACGTTTTCCACTATCGATACGTGGTTTGAGAAGGACGGCAACCTGCGTGCTTACCGCCCAGTACACAACGGCTGGACGATTGATGAGATTCTGGAGCACATCGGGCTAACCAACCACTACCTGCTTATTCTCATCGAGAAGGCAGCTACTAAAGCAGTAGCAAATATCCAGCAGGCAGACTTGGCAAATGAGCTGGCCAATCATACTTTTCAGCACGAAAAGTTAGCTACCATAGGGCAACACCAGTCGTTTACTTGGATTCGCCCTGAGCACATGGAACCGAAGGGTATTAATGCCTCGACGGAAGTTCGTCAGCAGCTGAAGACCCAGGTACAGCAGTGCTTACATACACTCCACAGGCTTAGTGGCGGGGAAGGTGTGCTGTACAAGACTACGATGAGCGTAAATGGCCTGGGCAAGCTCAACGTGTATGAGTACATCTACTTCCTGGCGCAGCACGGCAGAAGACACATCACGCAAATGGAGAAGAATGAAATGGCGTTTCATTCAGTCATCAAATAA
- a CDS encoding methyltransferase domain-containing protein, whose protein sequence is MKTTDVLQVYDAGYAADYDNRFLLLPDIRSNTEADLTVLRGVLGPDARWLDIGCGTGYFLSKFPGVARAGYDLSAAMLAQAQTASPDALFFREGDFRDPVPEWRAQWSLVTCMWSAYSYCETVKEVEQVVANMVEWTRPGGAIFIPVLDLEEMRGTSVLYHTDSAGIYPGDFWITGITWSWAESETGKTHHHLIAPHLEHFIRLLAPHFERVEVVSHPPVTPGGPARRAVLATGRHAGPEVARPAVVAWPAPAPSVSLAATLPLAVLLEEVAARLRPGHIWRAVRHRLSR, encoded by the coding sequence ATGAAGACCACCGACGTTCTGCAGGTGTACGATGCTGGCTATGCGGCTGACTACGATAACCGTTTCTTGCTGCTGCCCGATATTCGGAGTAATACCGAAGCCGATCTGACGGTGTTGCGGGGGGTGCTGGGTCCCGATGCCCGGTGGCTGGACATTGGGTGCGGAACCGGGTACTTCCTGAGTAAGTTTCCGGGCGTAGCCCGCGCCGGGTACGATTTGTCGGCGGCTATGCTGGCCCAGGCGCAGACCGCCAGCCCAGATGCCCTGTTTTTTCGCGAAGGCGACTTCCGGGACCCGGTGCCGGAGTGGCGGGCGCAGTGGTCGTTGGTAACGTGCATGTGGTCGGCGTATTCCTACTGTGAAACCGTGAAGGAGGTAGAGCAGGTGGTGGCCAACATGGTGGAATGGACGCGTCCCGGCGGCGCCATCTTCATTCCGGTGCTTGACCTGGAGGAAATGCGCGGTACCTCCGTACTGTACCACACCGACTCCGCTGGCATCTATCCTGGCGACTTCTGGATAACGGGCATCACCTGGTCGTGGGCGGAGAGTGAAACGGGCAAAACCCACCATCACCTCATCGCACCGCATCTGGAGCACTTTATCAGGCTGCTGGCACCACACTTCGAGCGGGTAGAAGTAGTAAGCCACCCGCCGGTGACGCCCGGTGGCCCGGCCCGCCGGGCCGTGCTGGCTACAGGGCGGCACGCCGGACCTGAGGTTGCTCGGCCCGCCGTGGTTGCGTGGCCTGCGCCTGCACCCAGTGTTTCGCTGGCCGCTACGCTGCCTTTGGCAGTATTGCTGGAGGAAGTGGCCGCCCGCTTGCGGCCGGGGCACATATGGCGGGCTGTGCGCCACCGGCTAAGCCGCTGA
- a CDS encoding ABC transporter ATP-binding protein: MHPVSPASDSPLLEVRHLAKKFCTRLRLSMWYALRDILGEAWPGYRARAARLRAHEFWGVQDISFELRPGEALAIVGANGAGKSTLLKLLNGLIKPDGGSIHIRGKVGALIELGVGLDPVLSGRENVFIRAALLGFSRAQVLPLFAQIEEFAGLGTALDMPVQFYSSGMVARLAYAVAVHLRPDILLVDEVLAVGDMEFQRKCVNHMLAYLATGGSVVLVSHNPYHVQAVCQRGVLLERGRLTFTGTGLETLDRYYALQQQQLTERNAQSGGSAPVVIEDLVFESIAAPTIITDGAVRVRLTYRAQTPQTNVAWAFYIWTNDGLTCVTGGVNLTPSHLISGRHELSCTVARLPLTVGQYLVKVAIFELQSQQPLALLGWEDAPVPLVVQGELSLEKSFQSMIQQLVTLPIDWHN; the protein is encoded by the coding sequence TTGCATCCCGTTAGCCCCGCCTCCGATTCTCCCCTACTGGAGGTACGCCACCTCGCCAAAAAGTTCTGCACCCGGCTGCGCCTCTCTATGTGGTATGCCCTGCGCGACATACTGGGCGAAGCCTGGCCCGGGTACCGGGCGCGCGCCGCGCGGCTGCGGGCGCACGAGTTCTGGGGGGTGCAGGACATATCCTTTGAGTTACGCCCGGGCGAGGCCCTGGCCATTGTAGGCGCTAACGGAGCCGGCAAGAGCACTTTGCTCAAGCTGCTCAATGGCCTGATTAAGCCCGATGGCGGTAGTATTCACATCCGCGGAAAGGTAGGTGCGCTTATTGAGTTGGGTGTGGGACTCGACCCGGTACTCAGCGGCCGGGAAAACGTGTTTATCCGGGCCGCGCTGTTGGGGTTTTCCCGGGCGCAAGTGTTGCCGCTATTTGCCCAGATCGAAGAATTTGCCGGCTTGGGTACGGCCCTCGACATGCCCGTACAGTTCTACAGCTCGGGGATGGTAGCCCGCCTGGCTTACGCCGTTGCCGTTCACCTGCGGCCCGATATTCTGCTGGTGGATGAGGTATTGGCCGTCGGCGATATGGAATTCCAGCGCAAGTGCGTCAATCATATGCTGGCCTACCTGGCAACGGGTGGCTCGGTGGTACTCGTTTCGCACAATCCATACCATGTGCAGGCCGTGTGTCAGCGGGGCGTACTGTTGGAACGAGGACGGCTGACGTTTACGGGCACCGGCCTGGAAACCCTCGACCGGTATTACGCGCTGCAACAGCAACAGTTGACGGAACGTAACGCCCAGTCTGGGGGCAGCGCCCCCGTGGTTATTGAAGATCTGGTTTTTGAAAGCATTGCGGCTCCCACCATCATCACCGACGGCGCTGTGCGCGTGCGGCTTACATACCGAGCCCAAACGCCACAAACTAACGTTGCCTGGGCATTTTACATCTGGACCAATGATGGCCTTACCTGCGTTACCGGGGGCGTAAACCTGACGCCGAGCCACTTGATTTCGGGCCGGCATGAGTTAAGTTGCACGGTAGCGCGGCTGCCCCTTACAGTTGGGCAGTATCTGGTGAAAGTCGCCATTTTCGAGCTACAGTCGCAGCAGCCCTTAGCCTTACTTGGCTGGGAGGACGCCCCGGTACCGCTGGTGGTACAAGGGGAACTCAGTCTCGAAAAAAGCTTCCAGTCAATGATTCAGCAGTTGGTCACGCTTCCCATTGACTGGCACAATTAA
- a CDS encoding ABC transporter permease codes for MREIIYNSSSPLADPHAFGQAIGDDVRAVLRVGRQLFVRNLRVQYRQSVLGYLWLLAPPLFLALTWTLLSKANLLQGKQPTVPLPLFVLTGIFLWQGFVEMLNSPLQQLTAVRATLAKVRVPHEAFVVAGMGVVVFNLLVRLLVLGVVMWWYDVGWHLTLLWVPLGLAGLLGLGLGLGWVIALLGLLYSDVANALGLLINMWFLITPVVYVVPTRYASVLSLNPVTPLLTTTRNWLLTGQLQPTPGFWPVVGLAGASVLLGWLAYRLAQPHLIARL; via the coding sequence ATGAGGGAAATAATCTATAATTCATCATCCCCGCTGGCTGATCCGCACGCTTTTGGGCAAGCCATTGGGGACGATGTGCGGGCAGTGCTGCGGGTCGGCCGCCAATTATTCGTGCGCAACCTGCGGGTGCAGTACCGGCAAAGTGTGCTGGGCTACCTCTGGCTGCTGGCCCCGCCCCTGTTCTTGGCCCTGACCTGGACCCTGCTGAGCAAAGCCAACCTGCTCCAGGGCAAGCAGCCTACGGTTCCTTTGCCCCTGTTTGTCTTGACGGGTATTTTCCTCTGGCAGGGGTTTGTGGAAATGCTCAATAGCCCGCTGCAGCAGCTTACCGCCGTGCGCGCTACCTTAGCTAAGGTGCGGGTACCCCACGAGGCATTTGTAGTGGCGGGGATGGGCGTGGTAGTATTTAACCTGCTGGTACGCCTGCTGGTATTGGGGGTCGTTATGTGGTGGTATGATGTTGGCTGGCACCTGACGTTGCTGTGGGTCCCACTGGGTTTGGCGGGCCTGCTGGGCCTGGGCCTGGGCCTGGGTTGGGTCATTGCCCTGCTCGGGCTGCTGTACAGCGACGTAGCCAACGCCCTGGGCCTGCTGATCAACATGTGGTTTCTGATAACGCCAGTCGTGTACGTTGTGCCCACGCGCTACGCGTCCGTGCTCAGCCTGAACCCAGTAACGCCCCTGCTCACGACTACTCGCAACTGGCTGCTAACCGGTCAGCTTCAGCCCACGCCCGGTTTCTGGCCGGTAGTAGGACTGGCCGGGGCCAGCGTGCTGCTGGGCTGGCTGGCCTACCGCCTGGCCCAGCCGCACCTGATAGCCCGCCTCTAA